In Anaerococcus prevotii DSM 20548, the genomic window ATTCCTTCAAAGATAAGAACGGGTGAGAGAAAGCTAAACGATAAGTTAGATCCCTTAATTTTCTTTTTAAACTACGATAATAGAGATTTACTATATAATAGGATAAACCAAAGAGTGCTAGATATGGTAAATATGGGCTTGGTAGATGAAGTTAGAGAATTAATCAAAAGATTTAACCTAGATAATAAGTCTCAGTCTATGTCCGCTATTGGATATAAGGAAGTATTAGACTATCTTAATCATAATATAAACTTAGATGAGATGATTGATTTAATTCAAAAAAACACTAGACATTATGCTAAAAGACAGATAACATGGATGAAAAAATACTTAAATTATCCATTTACTTATGAAATAAAGATGGATGAATTAAATAAAAGAGACGCAAGTGATATAATTTTAAGTATTGTTAAGGAAGTATATGAACTATAAAGAAATATATGATAATTTTAAAATAGATAATAATTTTGACAAAGAAATAAAAGAAATAGAAAAACAATTACAAGATGAATTTTCAAGAATAGATGAAATATCTGAATACAATCAGCTAAAAGTATTAAAGGCATTTAAGCGAAATGACCTTCAAACTTCTGATTTCATGCAATCTACGGGATATGGATATGCGGATACAGGCAGAGATAAGATAGAGGCTATTTTTTCAGATATATTTAAGGCTGAGGATTCCCTGGTACGCCCAAGCATGGTATCTGGAACCCATGCCTTATCAATCGTCTTATTTGCTCTGCTAAAAGCAGGTGATAAGATGGTCGCTATCACAGATGATCCCTACGATACTATGCAACAAGTTATTGGTATTGCTGGTAATAAAAAAGGAAATCTTATTGAAAGAGGAATCAAATATGATAAGCTCGACCTAGATTCAGCTAATAGAATACAATATGATAAAATAAAGAGTCATGTAGATTCTCATACTAAGCTTGTCCTTATTCAAAGATCTACAGGATATACTCAAAGAAGAGCCTTCACTATAGAAGAAATAAAAAAGGCTATAGAATATATAAGAAAGGCTAATCCTAATGCTATAATTTTTGTAGATAATTGTTATGGAGAATTTACCGAAACAAGTGAACCCATTGAGGTTGGAGCTGATATTCTTGCAGGATCATTAATCAAGAACCTTGGAGGGGGAATAGCCATTACAGGTGGATACATCTGTGGTAAGAAAGATTTAGTAGAATATTGTGCCAATCACTTAACAGCACCTGGCATAGGAAAGGATGAGGGCTTAAGTTTCGGTACCAACAGACTTGTAGCGGAAGGCTTATATTTTGCTCCTCACATTGTGAAGGAAGCTATTAAGGTGGCCTTGTTATTTGCGCATGCATTTAATAACTTATCTTACGAAGTGATACCAAAAATTGATGATCCAAGGTCTGATATAGTCCAATCTATAATTCTAGAAGATGCCGAAAAGGTGAAAGTGTTTTGTAAGGCTATCCAAGAAGCTTGTAGTGTAGATTCCAACTTCGTACCAGAAGCCTTTCCAATGCCAGGTTATGAAGATCCTGTAATAATGGCGGCTGGAGGATTTGTTGAAGGTGCTACATCTGAATTATCTGCTGATGGACCATTAAGAGAGCCTTATGTAGTGTATTTACAAGGTGGCTTAAATTATTTTCATGGTAAATTAGCTCTAAAACTTGTGCTAGATAGATTTAAAAAAGAGAATTTCATATAAAAAATAAAAAGCGTTTCTATTATAGGGATTAAGGATTATAGTTATATTACAATATCTTCTTTTATACTTATCTAGAACGCTTTTATTTTATATGTTAAGATTTGAGAGTGGATTTTTGTTTACAGCGTTTTTAAGATCTTCATCATCAAGATGAGTATATATCTGAGTGGTAGAAATATTTACATGGCCTAAGATATCCTTGAGAGCTCTTATGTCAACATTCCCATATTTATACATGAGCGTTGCAGCTGTGTGCCTTAACTTATGGGTAGAATATACAGAAGTATCAAATCCTGCTTTTTTTAAATACTTATCTATAGTGCTCTGTACTGCTCTATTTGAAATTCTTTTCTTTCTAGTTGAGATAAATAGGGCATCAATCTTTAAATCTTTAATATATTTATTTCTTATTAATATATATTGATCGAGAAGTTCTCTGCAATTATTAGTCAAATAAACGGTTCTTTCTTTATTTCCTTTACCTATAATATTAAAATGGTCGTATATTATATCTTCCATATTTATACTTACAAGTTCCGATAAACGCATACCTGTAGTCAGGAAGGTAAATACTATAGCTAGATCCCTAAATCTAAGGAATTCGTTAGGCTCATTTTTTATAGTATCAAGCAACAACTCAGTCTCATTTAAGGTTAAATAAACAGGCTGTCTTTGGCTTATTTTAGGGTTGGAAAGCTTGTCGCTAATATTTGAATCAATTACTTCTATTTCAGAAAATAAGTACTTATAAAAGGACTTTATAGCTGATATTTTCCTTGATCTAGTGGTGGAAGAGTCATTCTTCTCGTTGTCTAAAAAACTAAGAAAAGCATAGAAATCCTGGAGTGTCAGAGATTCAAAAAACTTAGGATTGACAATTCTATTAATTTTTATATTTTTGAAGTCATCATTAAAACTCTCTTCATCACCATAATATATTCTTCTTATAATCATATATCTGATCATAAGCATAAGATCATATTGATACTCTTTGATCGTGTTGGAGGATAGGCCTCTTATCGATTTTAAATAATTTAAATAGTCTGTTATGATAATAGGTTCATTAATTTCTTTCATAAAATCCCTTAATCTAGTAAATTTTTATTCTTACATTAAAATTATACTAGTATTATCTATATTTTCAAATTATTGCACAAAATTACTATTTTGTGTAATAATTTATTTTTACCTCCTACTCTCTGATATCACATTTCTCCTTAATCGTTAAAATAATAAGTGATTCTTTTTAAATTTCTTTCTTTTTATAAGATTTTATTCTATAGCTAATACTTTTATTCTTACCTATCTCTAAGACAGCTTCTAAATCTTTTTTATAGTTAAGTTTTCTAAATGATTGCTTATACACTTATCAAATTCTGTATTTTTCTAAACTTAACATTTATTTAATACTATATTATATTTAGAAATTTAAAGACAATAGCTTTCCATTATATCCATATAATCGAGTGAAATTTTGTTCTTAATATCATATTTATATTTTTCAATTTTCTGAAGTAAGATCTTGAAAATTAGTAACCACCTTCTAGCCTTAGAGTATAATATCCTCTATTCTAACTTACGCTGAAATTTATAAAGTAATTAAATTTTCAAAAATGCCAGCTCCTATTTTGCGATTTAAGGCTTTTTAAAAAATTAGGCATATAATAGTATTCCTAAATTCATGTTAATATATGATTCAATAGTTGATACCTTGATTCATTACTTTCAATTTTTTACAAAAAGCTCTGGCTTATAGAAATTTCATTTACTTATACCAACACGATTTATTATAAACCTATTTAATATAGAACTACTTACTCTCCATAATGTATTTAATATAAATATATAAATAAAAAGACTACCAAATTATTGGTAGTCAGTTAAAATACAATATTTATTTAGCAAAATCAATCACTTTAGACTCTCTTAATACATTAACCTTGATTTCTCCAGGATATTCCAATTCTTCTTCTATTTTCTTTGCAATTTCTCTAGCAATTACAATCATCTCATCATCAGAAACCTTATTTGGTTTAACCATAATTCTTAGTTCTCTACCCGCTTGTAGAGCAAATGATTTCTCGATTCCATCGAAAGAATTAGCAATTCCTTCAAGATTTTCAAGTCTCTTAACGTATTTTTCTAAGCTTTCACGTCTTGCACCAGGTCTTGCAGCTGATATAGCATCTGCTGTTTGTACCAAAATTGATTCAACACAATTAGGCTCAACTTCGCCATGGTGGGACTCTATGGCATTTATGACATATTTATTCTCGCCATATTTATTCGCCATCTCGACACCTAAGCTAACGTGAGTTCCTTCTTGTTCACGATCGATAGCCTTACCAATATCATGGAGCAAGCCACCACGTCTTGCTATTTGTGGATTTGCACCTATTTCTTCTGCAAGCATACCTGCAAGATTTGCTACTTCGACTGAGTGCTTTAGAATATTTTGTCCATAAGATGTCCTAAATTTCATCTTACCTACTAATTTAACTAGCTGAGGATGTAAGTTTACAACTCCAGCCTTGTCTACAGCCTCTTGTCCATCTTCCATAATTCTCTGTTCTACTTCTTCATCTGCCTTATTGATCATTTCTTCGATTCTTGATGGGTTAATCCTTCCATCTTGAATTAATCTTTCTAGGGCAACCTTTGCGACTTCACGTCTTACTGGTTCAAATGAAGAAATAACTACCGCTTCTGGTGTATCATCTATTATTAGATCTACCCCTGAAGCTTGTTCAAAAGCTCTGATATTTCTACCTTCACGGCCTATAATTCGACCTTTCATTTCGTCATTTGGTAGCGATATAACTGAAACTGTGTTCTCAGCTACTTGTTCTGCCGCATACCTTTGAATTGTTGTTGCTAGAATATCTGTAGCTATTTTCTTGCTTTCAGCTTTTACTCTTTCCTCAGCCTCTTTAATAAGTTTCGCTGATTCATGAATTGTTTCGCTTTTTACATTTTTTAGAATTATTTCTTTTGCTTCATTATTGGTGAGTCCAGCGATGTTTTGTAATTCCAATTGCTGTTCTTCAATCAATTTATCAATTCTGTCTTCTTTTTGTTTTAACTTTTTCTGATCACTAGAGATTTGATCAGACTTTTTGTCAATCAATAAAGATCGATTGTCTAAGCTTTCTTCTTTCTTCAACAGACGTTCTTCTCTTTTATCAAGATCATTTCTGGTCTGTCTAAACTG contains:
- a CDS encoding aminotransferase class I/II-fold pyridoxal phosphate-dependent enzyme, translated to MNYKEIYDNFKIDNNFDKEIKEIEKQLQDEFSRIDEISEYNQLKVLKAFKRNDLQTSDFMQSTGYGYADTGRDKIEAIFSDIFKAEDSLVRPSMVSGTHALSIVLFALLKAGDKMVAITDDPYDTMQQVIGIAGNKKGNLIERGIKYDKLDLDSANRIQYDKIKSHVDSHTKLVLIQRSTGYTQRRAFTIEEIKKAIEYIRKANPNAIIFVDNCYGEFTETSEPIEVGADILAGSLIKNLGGGIAITGGYICGKKDLVEYCANHLTAPGIGKDEGLSFGTNRLVAEGLYFAPHIVKEAIKVALLFAHAFNNLSYEVIPKIDDPRSDIVQSIILEDAEKVKVFCKAIQEACSVDSNFVPEAFPMPGYEDPVIMAAGGFVEGATSELSADGPLREPYVVYLQGGLNYFHGKLALKLVLDRFKKENFI
- the rny gene encoding ribonuclease Y — translated: MNPIVILIIAVAFVLLAFYFGYLYRKKTGEAKIGSAEELSRKIIEEANNQAEVLRRETLLEAKDEISKLKSENEEQFRQTRNDLDKREERLLKKEESLDNRSLLIDKKSDQISSDQKKLKQKEDRIDKLIEEQQLELQNIAGLTNNEAKEIILKNVKSETIHESAKLIKEAEERVKAESKKIATDILATTIQRYAAEQVAENTVSVISLPNDEMKGRIIGREGRNIRAFEQASGVDLIIDDTPEAVVISSFEPVRREVAKVALERLIQDGRINPSRIEEMINKADEEVEQRIMEDGQEAVDKAGVVNLHPQLVKLVGKMKFRTSYGQNILKHSVEVANLAGMLAEEIGANPQIARRGGLLHDIGKAIDREQEGTHVSLGVEMANKYGENKYVINAIESHHGEVEPNCVESILVQTADAISAARPGARRESLEKYVKRLENLEGIANSFDGIEKSFALQAGRELRIMVKPNKVSDDEMIVIAREIAKKIEEELEYPGEIKVNVLRESKVIDFAK
- a CDS encoding tyrosine recombinase XerC yields the protein MKEINEPIIITDYLNYLKSIRGLSSNTIKEYQYDLMLMIRYMIIRRIYYGDEESFNDDFKNIKINRIVNPKFFESLTLQDFYAFLSFLDNEKNDSSTTRSRKISAIKSFYKYLFSEIEVIDSNISDKLSNPKISQRQPVYLTLNETELLLDTIKNEPNEFLRFRDLAIVFTFLTTGMRLSELVSINMEDIIYDHFNIIGKGNKERTVYLTNNCRELLDQYILIRNKYIKDLKIDALFISTRKKRISNRAVQSTIDKYLKKAGFDTSVYSTHKLRHTAATLMYKYGNVDIRALKDILGHVNISTTQIYTHLDDEDLKNAVNKNPLSNLNI